The Aeromicrobium yanjiei genome includes a region encoding these proteins:
- a CDS encoding transglutaminase family protein codes for MTRRYRISHRTTYSYDDDVTDSLGIAYLVPRQLPWQQVLAHDLVLTPATPDRTDDLDYYGNTTTYFQVVEPHRVLDILATSEVEVTGEEHSEEALATPWELARPAARPDVGDAWRAQDLALASPLAEQTAEAHAYVAESLTPGRPVGEAVVEVMRRVHRDFRYDKTATTVTTTVPDIFAKRAGVCQDFAHLMLAGLRSHGLAARYVSGYLATTPPPGKERIVGADATHAWLAVWLPGDGWLAVDPTNDQLVNDRYVTVAWGRDYGDVPPVKGVIFTEAKTSTLRVEVDVAPVGDAG; via the coding sequence GTGACCCGCCGTTACCGGATCTCGCACCGGACCACGTACTCGTACGACGACGACGTCACCGACAGCCTCGGCATCGCGTACCTCGTGCCGCGGCAGCTGCCGTGGCAGCAGGTGCTGGCTCACGATCTCGTGCTGACGCCCGCGACGCCCGACCGCACCGACGACCTGGACTACTACGGCAACACCACGACGTACTTCCAGGTGGTCGAGCCGCACCGGGTCCTCGACATCCTGGCGACGAGCGAGGTCGAGGTGACGGGGGAGGAGCACTCCGAGGAGGCGCTGGCGACCCCGTGGGAGCTCGCGCGTCCGGCCGCGCGGCCCGATGTCGGCGACGCCTGGCGGGCGCAGGACCTCGCGCTGGCCTCGCCGCTCGCCGAGCAGACCGCGGAGGCACACGCGTACGTCGCGGAGTCGCTGACGCCCGGTCGGCCCGTGGGGGAGGCGGTGGTCGAGGTCATGCGCCGCGTCCATCGCGACTTCCGCTACGACAAGACCGCGACGACCGTGACCACGACGGTCCCCGACATCTTCGCGAAGCGGGCCGGCGTGTGCCAGGACTTCGCCCACCTCATGCTGGCGGGGCTGCGGTCCCACGGCCTCGCGGCGCGGTACGTCAGCGGCTACCTGGCGACGACACCGCCGCCGGGCAAGGAGCGGATCGTGGGCGCCGACGCGACGCACGCCTGGCTCGCGGTGTGGCTGCCCGGGGATGGCTGGCTCGCGGTCGACCCGACCAACGACCAGCTCGTCAACGACCGCTACGTGACGGTCGCGTGGGGTCGCGACTACGGCGACGTCCCTCCTGTGAAGGGGGTGATCTTCACCGAGGCCAAGACGTCGACGCTGCGGGTCGAGGTCGACGTGGCACCCGTGGGGGATGCCGGGTAG
- the rlmN gene encoding 23S rRNA (adenine(2503)-C(2))-methyltransferase RlmN yields MADVSSVNPNPLPLVFEQKRGRAKPPRHLADLTAEERTAAAAALGEPAFRVKQVAHHYFGRLERDPANMTDLPAASRDRIVAELLPTLLNPVRTMEADKGATVKNLWKLFDGALVESVLMRYSERATICVSSQAGCGMACPFCATGQGGLQRNMSTAEIVDQVVDAAGKMARGEIAGGPGRLSNVVFMGMGEPMANYKAVIGAVRRMVAPAPDGLGMSARNITVSTVGLVPRMKQLADEGIPVTLALSLHAPDDELRNELVPINTRWSVHEAVEAAWEYAQKTKRRVSIEYAMIKDINDQAWRADLLGDVLQSYGDWGWVHVNLIPLNPTPGSMWTASRPEDEREFVRRLIAKGIPTTVRDTRGSDIDGACGQLAAVEV; encoded by the coding sequence ATGGCGGACGTGTCCTCCGTCAACCCCAACCCGCTTCCGCTCGTCTTCGAGCAGAAGCGCGGTCGTGCCAAGCCCCCGCGTCACCTCGCCGACCTGACCGCCGAGGAGCGTACGGCTGCCGCCGCGGCGCTCGGCGAGCCGGCGTTCCGTGTCAAGCAGGTCGCCCACCACTACTTCGGTCGGCTCGAGCGCGACCCGGCCAACATGACCGACCTGCCGGCGGCGAGCCGGGACCGCATCGTCGCCGAGCTGCTGCCGACGCTGCTCAACCCGGTCCGAACGATGGAGGCCGACAAGGGCGCCACGGTCAAGAACCTGTGGAAGCTCTTCGACGGGGCCCTCGTCGAGTCGGTCCTGATGCGCTACTCCGAGCGGGCGACGATCTGCGTCTCCAGCCAGGCCGGCTGCGGCATGGCCTGCCCGTTCTGCGCGACCGGTCAGGGCGGCCTCCAGCGCAACATGAGCACCGCCGAGATCGTCGACCAGGTCGTCGACGCGGCCGGCAAGATGGCCCGCGGCGAGATCGCCGGCGGCCCGGGACGGCTGTCCAACGTCGTGTTCATGGGCATGGGCGAGCCCATGGCCAACTACAAGGCGGTCATCGGTGCGGTGCGGCGCATGGTCGCGCCCGCACCGGACGGCCTCGGCATGTCGGCCCGCAACATCACCGTCAGCACCGTGGGCCTGGTGCCGCGCATGAAGCAGCTCGCCGACGAGGGCATCCCCGTCACGCTCGCGCTCTCGCTGCACGCCCCCGACGACGAGCTGCGCAACGAGCTGGTCCCGATCAACACCCGCTGGTCGGTCCACGAGGCGGTCGAGGCGGCGTGGGAGTACGCCCAGAAGACCAAGCGTCGCGTGTCGATCGAGTACGCGATGATCAAGGACATCAACGACCAGGCCTGGCGCGCCGACCTGCTCGGCGACGTCCTGCAGTCGTACGGCGACTGGGGCTGGGTGCACGTCAACCTGATCCCGCTCAACCCGACGCCGGGCTCGATGTGGACCGCGTCGCGTCCCGAGGACGAGCGCGAGTTCGTCCGTCGCCTCATCGCGAAGGGCATCCCGACCACGGTCCGCGACACCCGCGGCAGCGACATCGACGGGGCCTGCGGCCAGCTCGCGGCCGTCGAGGTCTAG
- a CDS encoding Lrp/AsnC family transcriptional regulator, with the protein MTERKSTPARGQTPLDETAKRIIELLQDDGRLSYSAIAKEVGLSEAAVRHRVQKLIEGGVMQVVAVTDPLQMGFARQAMIGIKVSGRVREVAAELAEMDKLDYIVITTGRFDILAELVAESDDELLDIVSEQISAMDRVVTTETFVYLRLEKQTYAWGVR; encoded by the coding sequence ATGACCGAGCGCAAGTCGACTCCCGCCCGCGGCCAGACCCCCCTCGACGAGACGGCGAAGCGCATCATCGAGCTGCTCCAGGACGACGGCCGGCTGTCGTACTCGGCCATCGCGAAGGAGGTGGGCCTCTCGGAGGCAGCCGTCCGGCACCGCGTGCAGAAGCTCATCGAGGGCGGCGTGATGCAGGTCGTCGCGGTGACCGACCCGTTGCAGATGGGCTTTGCCCGCCAGGCGATGATCGGCATCAAGGTCAGCGGCCGGGTCCGCGAGGTCGCCGCCGAGCTCGCAGAGATGGACAAGCTCGACTACATCGTCATCACCACGGGACGCTTCGACATCCTCGCCGAGCTGGTCGCCGAGAGCGACGACGAGCTGCTCGACATCGTCTCGGAGCAGATCAGCGCGATGGACCGGGTCGTCACGACCGAGACGTTCGTCTACTTGCGCCTGGAGAAGCAGACGTACGCGTGGGGCGTGCGCTAG
- a CDS encoding enoyl-CoA hydratase, with the protein MIASTRDKDVVVIELQREDRRNALNLELCDAIRRTADEAVDDGARVLVITGKGSAFCSGADLGGVYGSDFLTALYGMLHHLTQLPVPIIAAVNGPAIGAGTQLAMACDLRVVDDKAKFAVPVVRNAMAVDAWTIRTLEKLAGTGRARRLLLAGESLDRKEALECGLADAHGALKYAIAWAHELAALAPLTIAHNKRVLNDVYEDDAAIEKGFHAVWESADVQEAAQARLEKRAPVFEGR; encoded by the coding sequence ATGATCGCCAGCACCCGCGACAAGGACGTCGTCGTCATCGAGCTGCAGCGCGAGGACCGGCGCAACGCGCTCAACCTCGAGCTGTGTGACGCCATCCGGCGCACCGCGGACGAAGCCGTCGACGACGGCGCCCGCGTCCTGGTCATCACCGGCAAGGGCTCGGCCTTCTGCTCGGGCGCCGATCTCGGCGGCGTCTACGGCTCTGACTTCCTCACCGCGCTCTACGGGATGCTGCACCACCTCACTCAGCTGCCCGTGCCGATCATCGCGGCGGTCAACGGGCCCGCGATCGGCGCCGGCACCCAGCTGGCCATGGCCTGCGACCTGCGGGTCGTGGACGACAAGGCCAAGTTCGCGGTGCCGGTCGTCCGCAACGCGATGGCCGTCGACGCCTGGACGATCCGTACGCTCGAGAAGCTCGCCGGCACGGGCCGCGCCCGCCGCCTGCTGCTCGCGGGGGAGTCGCTGGACCGCAAGGAGGCGCTCGAGTGCGGGCTGGCCGACGCGCACGGCGCGCTGAAGTACGCGATCGCGTGGGCGCACGAGCTCGCCGCCCTCGCGCCGCTGACGATCGCGCACAACAAGCGCGTGCTCAACGACGTCTACGAGGACGACGCGGCGATCGAGAAGGGCTTCCACGCCGTCTGGGAGAGCGCGGACGTGCAGGAGGCCGCACAGGCCCGGCTCGAGAAGCGTGCCCCCGTCTTCGAGGGGCGATGA
- a CDS encoding YdeI/OmpD-associated family protein, with protein sequence MVSFDAKPVLDLTLAEWEAYLEGTPSDDGVRLKLRKKTSSAPGITWSEALDVALCHGWIDGQAKRLDDDYTLQAFTPRRRNSPWSQINVEHVARLTAEGRMRPGGLAEVERAKGDGRWDAAYRVKGATAPPDLQAALDADPAAAAYLASLTKAERFRIYFRLSTIKTPAVRAARIRDVVEKAARGEQHYR encoded by the coding sequence ATGGTGAGCTTTGACGCCAAGCCGGTCCTCGACCTCACCCTCGCCGAGTGGGAGGCCTACCTCGAGGGCACCCCGAGCGACGACGGCGTGCGGCTCAAGCTGCGCAAGAAGACCTCGTCAGCGCCGGGGATCACGTGGTCGGAGGCGCTCGACGTCGCGCTGTGCCACGGCTGGATCGACGGTCAGGCCAAGCGGCTCGACGACGACTACACGTTGCAGGCGTTCACGCCCCGCCGCCGCAACAGCCCGTGGTCGCAGATCAACGTCGAGCACGTCGCCAGGCTGACCGCGGAGGGCCGCATGCGCCCCGGCGGACTCGCGGAGGTCGAGCGGGCCAAGGGCGACGGCCGATGGGACGCGGCATACCGGGTCAAGGGTGCCACCGCGCCGCCGGACCTCCAGGCGGCGCTCGACGCCGACCCGGCCGCAGCCGCGTACCTCGCGTCGCTGACCAAGGCGGAGCGGTTCCGCATCTACTTCCGGCTGTCGACCATCAAGACGCCGGCCGTCCGCGCTGCGCGCATCCGCGACGTCGTCGAGAAGGCCGCCCGCGGCGAGCAGCACTACCGCTGA
- a CDS encoding zinc-binding metallopeptidase family protein produces the protein MKAFSCRVCGNALYFENSVCVSCKTNLGFSRTERAIVPVDGKGQYVDADGSIWHVCKNLNLSGCTWLTEFPGGFCFCCGLTRTRPSDEDVVGLREYKVAEEAKRRLIVELDTLGFPIVPRTEDEVNGLAFDLLSSVEEKVVTGHDSGVITLDLAESDDLHREKVRVNLDEPYRTMLGHFRHEIGHYIEWQHVRGDLIGTARELFGNEEESYADAIDRHYSEGPPAGWEKNFISMYATMHPFEDFAETFAHYMHICDTIETASAYGLATVASPQTFTSFRDLVIGVWIPLSIALNQINRSMGKPPLYPFVIPTPVLEKLQFVADLPRAARA, from the coding sequence GTGAAAGCCTTCTCCTGCCGCGTGTGCGGCAACGCCCTGTACTTCGAGAACTCGGTCTGCGTCTCGTGCAAGACCAACCTCGGCTTCTCCCGCACCGAGCGGGCCATCGTCCCGGTCGACGGCAAGGGGCAGTACGTCGACGCTGACGGGAGCATCTGGCACGTCTGCAAGAACCTCAACCTGTCGGGCTGCACGTGGCTCACCGAGTTCCCCGGGGGTTTCTGCTTCTGCTGCGGGCTGACCCGCACGCGTCCGAGCGACGAGGACGTCGTGGGCCTGCGCGAGTACAAGGTCGCCGAGGAGGCCAAGCGCCGCCTGATCGTCGAGCTCGACACGCTCGGCTTCCCGATCGTGCCGCGCACCGAGGACGAGGTGAACGGACTCGCGTTCGACCTGCTGTCCAGCGTCGAGGAGAAGGTCGTCACGGGCCACGACAGCGGCGTCATCACGCTCGACCTGGCCGAGAGCGACGACCTGCACCGCGAGAAGGTGCGGGTCAACCTCGACGAGCCCTACCGCACGATGCTGGGTCACTTCCGCCACGAGATCGGTCACTACATCGAGTGGCAGCACGTCCGGGGGGACCTCATCGGCACGGCCCGCGAGCTGTTCGGCAACGAGGAGGAGAGCTACGCCGACGCGATCGACCGGCACTACTCCGAGGGCCCGCCGGCGGGGTGGGAGAAGAACTTCATCAGCATGTACGCCACGATGCACCCGTTCGAGGACTTCGCCGAGACGTTCGCGCACTACATGCACATCTGCGACACGATCGAGACCGCGTCGGCGTACGGACTGGCGACCGTCGCGAGCCCGCAGACGTTCACGTCGTTCCGTGACCTCGTGATCGGCGTGTGGATCCCGCTGAGCATCGCGCTCAACCAGATCAACCGCAGCATGGGCAAGCCGCCGCTCTACCCGTTCGTGATCCCGACGCCGGTCCTGGAGAAGCTCCAGTTCGTCGCCGACCTCCCGCGGGCCGCTCGCGCCTGA
- a CDS encoding AMP-binding protein — MTSLVFRILDAHVIHGRADEIAISDERGTTSYAELLHESASIGAGLHHMGIEAGTFVTVDLPPGRDLVVTVLAMARIGAIPADSADFRLVGTPPVLHAPATEVAWDLLVKAGRVEPHPAPADDPDGYEELMRAAFGDILEVLEAGRTIG; from the coding sequence ATGACGAGCCTGGTCTTTCGCATCCTCGACGCCCACGTGATCCACGGGCGCGCCGACGAGATCGCGATCAGCGACGAGCGCGGCACCACGTCGTACGCCGAGCTGCTGCACGAGTCCGCGAGCATCGGTGCGGGTCTGCACCACATGGGGATCGAGGCCGGCACGTTCGTGACGGTCGACCTCCCGCCGGGCCGGGACCTCGTCGTGACGGTCCTCGCGATGGCCCGCATCGGCGCGATTCCGGCGGACTCCGCCGACTTCCGCCTGGTCGGGACACCTCCCGTGCTGCACGCGCCCGCGACCGAGGTGGCCTGGGACCTGCTCGTCAAGGCCGGCCGAGTGGAGCCCCACCCGGCGCCGGCCGACGACCCGGACGGCTACGAGGAGCTGATGCGCGCGGCGTTCGGCGACATCCTCGAGGTGCTCGAGGCCGGCAGAACGATCGGCTAG
- a CDS encoding polyamine ABC transporter substrate-binding protein translates to MAGVDRRTVLKGMGGAAALGLSGVALKYGFNTPDREQDPATCTTKDMSADDKRLVFSNWPEYIDEDDKDYVSTKTQFEKDTGIKVSYTADVNDNNEFFAKVSNQLGSCSSSKRDLFALTDWMAARMIQVGWIQKLDASKVPNLHANILDSLKSPDWDPKREYSAPWQSGLTGIAYNKAKVGEIKSFEELLTRKDLRGRISLLTEMRDTMAFLLLINGADPEKFDGTQWQNAIDLLKKARSDGQVRSFTGNSYVQDLAAGNIVACEAWSGDIANAGDENLVWIPPEEGIIIWADNMLVPNLATHQGNAEKWIDYYYQPEVAAKLADYNSYICPVKGAQEAMEKVNPDNVENELIFPTSETLDKTHRFMALDEATMRTYEGDFADVTGA, encoded by the coding sequence ATGGCGGGTGTGGACCGGCGGACGGTGCTGAAGGGCATGGGTGGAGCAGCCGCACTCGGCCTGAGCGGGGTGGCCCTCAAGTACGGCTTCAACACCCCCGACCGCGAGCAGGACCCGGCGACGTGCACCACGAAGGACATGTCGGCCGACGACAAGCGCCTGGTCTTCTCCAACTGGCCCGAGTACATCGACGAGGACGACAAGGACTACGTCTCGACCAAGACGCAGTTCGAGAAGGACACCGGCATCAAGGTGTCCTACACCGCCGACGTCAACGACAACAACGAGTTCTTCGCCAAGGTCTCCAACCAGCTGGGCTCGTGCAGCTCGTCCAAGCGTGATCTTTTCGCGCTGACCGACTGGATGGCCGCCCGGATGATCCAGGTCGGCTGGATACAGAAGCTCGACGCGTCCAAGGTGCCCAACCTGCACGCCAACATCCTGGACTCGCTGAAGTCGCCCGACTGGGATCCCAAGCGCGAGTACTCCGCGCCGTGGCAGAGCGGGCTGACCGGCATCGCGTACAACAAGGCCAAGGTCGGCGAGATCAAGTCGTTCGAGGAGCTGCTGACCCGCAAGGACCTCCGCGGCCGCATCTCGCTGCTCACCGAGATGCGCGACACCATGGCCTTCCTGCTGCTGATCAACGGGGCGGATCCGGAGAAGTTCGACGGCACCCAGTGGCAGAACGCGATCGACCTGCTGAAGAAGGCCCGCAGCGACGGGCAGGTCCGCTCGTTCACCGGCAACTCGTACGTGCAGGACCTCGCGGCGGGCAACATCGTGGCGTGCGAGGCGTGGTCGGGTGACATCGCGAACGCCGGCGACGAGAACCTGGTCTGGATCCCGCCCGAGGAGGGGATCATCATCTGGGCCGACAACATGCTGGTGCCCAATCTCGCGACCCACCAGGGCAATGCCGAGAAGTGGATCGACTACTACTACCAGCCCGAGGTGGCCGCGAAGCTCGCCGACTACAACTCCTACATCTGCCCCGTCAAGGGCGCGCAGGAGGCCATGGAGAAGGTCAACCCCGACAACGTCGAGAACGAGCTGATCTTCCCGACGTCGGAGACCCTCGACAAGACCCACCGCTTCATGGCTCTCGACGAGGCCACGATGCGTACCTACGAAGGAGACTTTGCCGATGTCACAGGTGCATGA
- a CDS encoding ABC transporter ATP-binding protein codes for MSQVHEQQELAGKHSAEDAPAGEPGPIRDLRLSQLTKEYATFTAVKSLDLVVPQGSFFALLGPSGCGKTTTLRMVAGLETPTSGTIHLGETEVTYQKPYKRPVNTVFQNYALFPHLSIADNVAFGLKRRGVKDVKKQVADMLELVELTSQAHKKPAQLSGGQQQRVALARALINKPEVLLLDEPLGALDLKLRRGMQLELKRIQTEVGLTFVHVTHDQEEAMTMADTIAVMNQGVIEQMGAPTELYENPRTTFVANFLGQSNLIGAEIQGREGDHVRVTMPGGTASVRGDRAHSDSGRGWLGIRPEKVLIAPAGEPIDVPGSVFEGGHITEISFVGVSMQYTVMMPWGQEILAFEQNTGARGMLPVGTRVDVSWRPEYAFLLDASQDAKAGIEED; via the coding sequence ATGTCACAGGTGCATGAGCAGCAGGAGCTGGCCGGCAAGCACTCCGCGGAGGACGCCCCGGCCGGGGAGCCCGGACCGATCCGCGACCTGCGCCTGTCGCAGCTGACCAAGGAGTACGCGACGTTCACCGCGGTCAAGTCCCTCGACCTGGTCGTGCCGCAGGGCTCGTTCTTCGCCCTGCTCGGTCCGTCCGGGTGTGGCAAGACCACGACGCTTCGCATGGTGGCCGGGCTCGAGACGCCGACGTCCGGCACGATCCACCTGGGCGAGACCGAGGTGACGTACCAGAAGCCGTACAAGCGCCCGGTCAACACGGTCTTCCAGAACTATGCGCTGTTCCCGCACCTGTCGATCGCGGACAATGTCGCCTTCGGGCTCAAGCGCCGCGGCGTCAAGGACGTCAAGAAGCAGGTCGCCGACATGCTCGAGCTGGTCGAGCTGACCTCGCAGGCGCACAAGAAGCCCGCCCAGCTCTCCGGCGGTCAGCAGCAGCGCGTCGCGCTCGCGCGGGCCCTGATCAACAAGCCTGAGGTGCTCCTGCTCGACGAGCCGCTCGGCGCGCTCGACCTCAAGCTGCGCCGCGGCATGCAGCTCGAGCTCAAGCGCATCCAGACCGAGGTCGGCCTGACGTTCGTGCACGTGACGCACGACCAGGAGGAGGCCATGACCATGGCCGACACGATCGCGGTGATGAACCAGGGCGTGATCGAGCAGATGGGGGCGCCGACCGAGCTGTACGAGAACCCGCGCACGACGTTCGTCGCCAACTTCCTCGGCCAGTCCAATCTCATCGGTGCGGAGATCCAGGGGCGCGAGGGTGACCACGTCAGGGTCACGATGCCCGGCGGGACCGCCTCGGTCCGCGGCGACCGGGCCCACTCGGACTCGGGCCGGGGATGGCTCGGCATCCGTCCGGAGAAGGTCCTGATCGCTCCGGCCGGTGAGCCGATCGACGTGCCCGGCAGCGTCTTCGAGGGCGGTCACATCACCGAGATCAGCTTCGTCGGCGTCAGCATGCAGTACACCGTGATGATGCCGTGGGGGCAGGAGATCCTCGCGTTCGAGCAGAACACCGGCGCCCGCGGCATGCTGCCGGTCGGCACGCGGGTCGACGTCTCGTGGCGGCCCGAGTACGCGTTCCTGCTCGACGCCAGCCAGGACGCCAAGGCCGGGATCGAGGAGGACTGA